In one Cloacibacillus porcorum genomic region, the following are encoded:
- a CDS encoding AMP-binding protein, whose protein sequence is MVKRFNTDRLEDALKAAWQGKEKSDCIWWQGEWWSWERLEALITDCEEKLRASGFGMGQRIAVLLPNSPMVLALSVACWRLGGAIAPLNARTGAVNLIDTIKMLDVNAVVLTDEGHKKAAGEGFPSDIPLVPSPLEGPLPLWRSRQGRPECAETSVIFSTSGTSGLPKAVVCLHSNMLGNLAPIKKHVPGLLDEDAVFLNVLPNFHTFGYNVAGMLPLAFGVRQAVVPSFVPVENTIKAIEEAGVNRVIAVPTIMAFLLGALAKKDHHIKGVTHVITGGDRLNVQMEARCREYLGVGILEGYGLTECSPVVAVNSTEADKKLGTVGRPYPDYQIEIRDREGNMLDLHQEGVLWVKGPSVVPGYFRDEKNTEERFRDGWFNTGDVVQIDADGYIKIVDRATDIIIVSGFNVYPQEVEAVLCAHPAVHAAVAVGEKNNVAGELVKAFIVLNEGAEVSAKELMSYCRERLAHYKVPRKIGFVSEYPISPAGKVLRRELRKMKIEKQ, encoded by the coding sequence ATGGTAAAGAGGTTCAACACAGACCGGCTTGAGGATGCACTGAAAGCGGCCTGGCAGGGAAAGGAAAAATCTGACTGTATCTGGTGGCAGGGCGAATGGTGGAGCTGGGAGCGCTTGGAGGCGCTTATCACCGACTGTGAAGAGAAGCTGCGGGCCTCGGGCTTTGGAATGGGACAGCGTATCGCCGTACTGCTTCCAAACTCGCCGATGGTTCTGGCGCTCTCCGTCGCCTGCTGGCGGCTCGGCGGGGCTATAGCTCCCCTGAACGCGCGCACCGGCGCCGTAAACCTGATAGATACTATAAAGATGCTTGACGTAAACGCCGTCGTCCTCACGGACGAGGGCCATAAAAAGGCAGCGGGCGAGGGCTTTCCGTCGGATATACCGCTTGTTCCATCGCCGCTCGAAGGGCCTCTGCCGCTGTGGCGGAGCAGACAGGGCAGGCCGGAGTGCGCGGAAACTTCCGTGATATTTTCCACCTCCGGGACCTCGGGACTGCCGAAGGCGGTGGTATGCCTGCACTCGAACATGCTCGGCAACCTCGCGCCGATAAAAAAGCATGTTCCTGGACTGCTGGACGAAGACGCGGTATTCCTCAACGTGCTGCCCAACTTTCACACCTTTGGCTACAACGTTGCCGGTATGCTGCCGCTGGCCTTCGGGGTGCGTCAGGCGGTGGTTCCAAGCTTTGTACCGGTGGAAAACACGATAAAGGCGATAGAGGAGGCCGGCGTCAACCGGGTGATCGCGGTACCGACGATCATGGCCTTCCTGCTCGGGGCTCTGGCGAAGAAAGACCATCACATAAAGGGCGTTACGCACGTCATCACTGGCGGCGACCGTCTCAATGTGCAGATGGAGGCGCGCTGCCGCGAATACCTTGGCGTCGGCATCCTTGAGGGCTACGGCCTGACGGAATGCTCGCCGGTAGTCGCCGTCAACTCCACGGAGGCTGATAAGAAGCTCGGTACCGTTGGCCGCCCCTACCCCGATTACCAGATAGAAATACGTGACCGCGAGGGGAATATGCTTGACCTCCATCAGGAAGGCGTGCTGTGGGTGAAGGGGCCCTCCGTCGTTCCCGGTTACTTCCGTGACGAAAAGAATACAGAAGAACGCTTTCGCGACGGCTGGTTCAACACCGGCGACGTCGTCCAGATAGACGCCGACGGCTACATTAAGATTGTCGACCGCGCGACGGACATCATTATCGTCAGCGGCTTCAACGTCTATCCCCAGGAGGTGGAGGCGGTCCTCTGCGCCCACCCGGCGGTGCATGCCGCCGTCGCCGTGGGGGAGAAGAACAATGTCGCGGGAGAGCTTGTGAAGGCTTTCATTGTCCTCAACGAAGGCGCCGAAGTATCGGCTAAAGAGCTGATGAGCTATTGCCGTGAGAGGCTGGCGCACTACAAAGTGCCTCGCAAGATCGGCTTCGTCAGCGAATATCCGATCTCTCCCGCTGGTAAGGTACTGCGCCGCGAGCTGCGTAAGATGAAGATCGAAAAACAATAG
- a CDS encoding ABC transporter substrate-binding protein, whose protein sequence is MSENIRDVLSELIDSYGINILEDPDRLSQFLEDRCALQAEEAFHLTFALRYLLKCGWRVNSARAVLDEEQEERLCQQLGFTAGQSKEVAALINGAVADKYEDERPSGEGFVATPGNLRRISGGISNRPRTMRMRKKSLYNGVILLAAMLVLGVLFFQIGSQRTPVGDELRIAFFAPMSGPEARLSHVQLRAAQLAVERINFQGPLREEYKLKVVGFDLPKDPAKAVASVKKAMKDKSFLVMMLGANNGNVAEIARLAESIEAPLIVISPTPPGEEELMDAALPYLYTFSLVNDAKARGKVLSYFATQALHKKKIALYYDSSDKLSEETYLSARKWAVGFGAKTVAELSYNGKKESGHTAAMRAIFESGADLLIIPGTGKDSAKIVSEARAAGFQDTILGEGYTDKTYADAGEALKGSWWVNEVSALDPPIRSVLKEYRSLYNENCPPEDVMAAILAYDGVRWIAAALQSTPGFRGEAIRHTLLATKNLPLTHATLTIDPRSHMPLNKAMAVVYCAHDKGIFQRRIRVNKD, encoded by the coding sequence ATGTCCGAAAATATTCGTGATGTACTGTCCGAATTGATAGATAGCTATGGGATAAACATACTGGAAGACCCAGACAGGCTGTCGCAGTTTCTTGAAGACCGCTGTGCGCTGCAGGCCGAGGAGGCCTTTCATCTCACCTTTGCCCTCAGGTATCTTCTAAAGTGCGGCTGGCGTGTCAATTCCGCAAGAGCGGTTCTGGATGAGGAACAGGAAGAACGTCTGTGCCAGCAGCTTGGATTTACGGCGGGACAGTCGAAAGAGGTCGCGGCCCTGATAAACGGCGCCGTCGCTGATAAATATGAAGACGAGCGTCCCTCGGGCGAGGGGTTCGTCGCCACGCCTGGCAACCTTCGGAGGATATCCGGCGGGATCTCAAACCGGCCCCGCACGATGCGGATGCGTAAAAAATCTCTCTATAACGGCGTCATTCTGCTCGCAGCGATGCTGGTGCTGGGCGTACTCTTCTTCCAGATCGGCAGCCAGCGTACTCCTGTCGGCGACGAGCTGCGTATCGCCTTTTTTGCCCCGATGTCCGGTCCTGAGGCGCGCCTTTCACATGTGCAGCTGAGGGCGGCACAGCTGGCGGTCGAGCGCATAAACTTTCAGGGGCCGCTGCGCGAGGAATATAAGCTCAAGGTGGTAGGTTTCGATCTGCCGAAAGACCCCGCGAAGGCGGTCGCCTCGGTCAAAAAGGCGATGAAGGACAAGAGCTTCCTGGTGATGATGCTTGGCGCCAACAACGGAAATGTCGCGGAGATAGCGCGGCTCGCCGAGAGCATCGAGGCGCCGCTCATCGTTATCTCACCGACGCCGCCTGGTGAGGAGGAGCTTATGGACGCCGCTCTGCCCTATCTCTACACCTTCAGCCTCGTGAACGACGCGAAGGCGCGCGGCAAGGTGCTATCCTACTTTGCCACGCAGGCGCTGCATAAGAAAAAGATCGCCCTCTATTACGACTCGTCCGACAAGTTATCAGAAGAGACCTACCTCTCGGCGCGCAAATGGGCCGTGGGTTTTGGCGCCAAGACCGTCGCGGAGCTCTCATATAACGGTAAAAAAGAGAGCGGCCACACGGCGGCGATGCGGGCGATATTCGAGAGCGGGGCGGACCTTCTGATAATCCCGGGGACGGGAAAGGACTCAGCGAAGATCGTTTCTGAGGCGCGTGCGGCGGGATTTCAGGATACCATCCTCGGCGAGGGCTATACCGATAAGACCTATGCCGACGCGGGGGAGGCCCTTAAGGGCAGCTGGTGGGTTAACGAGGTCTCGGCGCTCGATCCGCCGATCCGCTCCGTCCTGAAGGAGTACCGCAGCCTCTATAACGAGAACTGCCCGCCGGAGGATGTTATGGCGGCTATACTGGCCTACGATGGCGTACGCTGGATCGCGGCGGCTCTCCAAAGCACTCCAGGTTTCCGCGGCGAGGCTATACGTCATACGCTGCTGGCGACGAAGAACCTGCCGCTCACGCACGCGACCCTCACCATCGACCCGCGCAGCCACATGCCGCTCAACAAGGCTATGGCGGTCGTATACTGTGCTCACGATAAGGGTATATTCCAGCGGCGCATCAGGGTAAATAAAGACTGA